A genomic stretch from Chitinophaga agri includes:
- a CDS encoding OstA-like protein — translation MHQLAKCGLVLAGLFLGGMFTVKAQDTTSARNDTTQVIHIIQSDKLNVLTKENAQLNRFIGNAIFRQGNTLFYCDSALINRATNVLDAYGHIHINQADSIHIYGEYLHYEGDTRMATLRDNARLTDGKVTLSGPELQYDMNARIGTYVKGGKLVNGSSVLTSQEGYYYADTKDVYFNYNVLLVDPQYTLTTDTLLYNTGTKIATIIAPTTINDGKTVMYTTSGEYNTETGEGNFDSRPTIEDSTATITADRITMDKRTGLAYAVGNMVYRDTAQKMTLLSNYGTVNQVEKTILATQHPLLIMERDNDTLFMTADTLYSGIIKKDTFTVAPVRASTDSVAVTEKAPARVKARPPALPNIPAGMLPDDTSAFAKKLRQAAGDSSKLVPVMVAPPDSALVPLKENALAKLKEKGEALKKDSLAVADVKEQVISNIDTALAIAKDTSKVFRPAGISLAKDSLNNLKARLLTPKDTAGLAQLSETADTSSNANDTTEIRFIKAWHHVRIYSDSLQGVADSIYYSGKDSIFRFYRNPVLWANETQLSGDTIFMYTKNQKADKLLLDQNGLMVKESGPNMYNQIKGNQITGYFTGQAIDWMHVDGNAESIYYVQDDDKAYISVNRTLSGVINIYFRGGELNTISFIKDPEGTMYPFTQRPLDQMQLENFHWDIKRRPKSKYELLGTAEDVKKPAEEVPKKEEDEF, via the coding sequence ATGCACCAATTAGCAAAATGCGGGCTTGTCCTGGCCGGATTGTTTCTCGGAGGTATGTTCACTGTCAAAGCGCAGGATACAACATCCGCCCGGAATGATACTACCCAGGTGATACATATCATTCAGTCTGATAAACTGAATGTACTCACGAAAGAAAACGCACAACTGAACAGGTTCATAGGCAATGCCATTTTCCGTCAGGGCAATACTTTATTCTATTGTGACAGCGCGTTGATCAACAGGGCCACCAACGTACTGGATGCCTATGGTCATATACATATTAACCAGGCCGATAGCATTCACATCTACGGAGAATACCTTCACTATGAAGGTGATACCCGTATGGCCACACTGCGCGATAATGCACGCCTGACCGATGGAAAGGTGACACTCTCTGGTCCGGAACTGCAGTATGACATGAATGCCCGCATCGGTACCTATGTCAAAGGCGGTAAACTGGTCAATGGCTCCAGCGTGCTGACCAGCCAGGAAGGTTATTACTATGCCGATACCAAAGACGTTTACTTCAATTATAACGTATTACTGGTCGATCCGCAATACACCCTGACCACCGATACCTTATTGTATAATACCGGAACGAAAATAGCCACCATCATCGCTCCTACGACCATCAATGATGGCAAGACGGTGATGTACACGACCTCGGGAGAATATAATACAGAAACCGGTGAGGGTAACTTCGACAGCAGACCCACCATTGAAGACAGTACTGCCACCATCACAGCCGACAGGATCACGATGGATAAGCGTACCGGTCTGGCCTATGCTGTTGGTAATATGGTATACCGGGACACGGCGCAGAAAATGACCCTGTTGTCCAACTACGGCACCGTAAACCAGGTGGAAAAGACCATCCTGGCAACCCAGCATCCGCTGCTTATCATGGAACGCGATAACGACACGCTCTTCATGACCGCAGACACACTCTACTCCGGTATTATCAAAAAAGATACCTTCACAGTAGCTCCGGTAAGGGCCTCCACGGACTCCGTTGCAGTAACAGAAAAAGCACCTGCCCGTGTAAAGGCCCGGCCACCGGCGCTGCCGAACATACCGGCAGGGATGCTTCCGGACGATACCAGTGCCTTTGCGAAAAAACTACGGCAGGCCGCAGGCGACAGCAGCAAACTGGTACCGGTAATGGTCGCTCCACCGGATTCTGCGCTCGTTCCACTGAAAGAAAACGCACTGGCAAAGCTGAAAGAGAAAGGCGAAGCATTGAAAAAAGATAGTCTGGCAGTAGCCGACGTGAAAGAACAGGTTATCAGTAATATTGATACTGCGCTGGCAATAGCCAAAGATACCTCGAAAGTGTTCAGACCTGCGGGTATTTCACTGGCGAAAGATTCACTGAACAACCTGAAAGCCAGGTTGCTCACACCGAAAGACACCGCCGGTTTAGCACAACTATCCGAAACTGCTGATACCAGTTCCAATGCAAACGATACTACCGAGATCCGGTTCATCAAAGCATGGCACCATGTACGTATCTATTCCGACTCCCTGCAGGGTGTGGCGGACAGTATCTATTATTCCGGTAAGGATTCCATCTTCCGTTTCTACAGAAACCCTGTACTGTGGGCGAACGAAACACAGCTGAGCGGAGATACGATCTTTATGTACACAAAGAATCAGAAGGCGGACAAACTGCTGCTGGACCAGAATGGTCTGATGGTAAAAGAGTCCGGCCCGAATATGTATAACCAGATCAAGGGCAACCAGATCACAGGCTACTTCACCGGACAGGCCATTGACTGGATGCATGTGGACGGAAATGCAGAAAGCATTTATTACGTCCAGGATGATGATAAAGCCTACATCAGTGTGAACAGAACGCTGAGTGGTGTGATCAACATCTACTTCAGGGGAGGTGAACTGAATACCATTTCATTCATCAAAGATCCGGAAGGTACCATGTATCCGTTCACGCAACGTCCGCTGGACCAGATGCAGCTGGAAAACTTCCACTGGGATATCAAACGCCGGCCTAAGAGTAAATACGAGCTGTTAGGTACAGCGGAAGACGTGAAGAAGCCTGCGGAGGAAGTTCCTAAAAAAGAGGAGGACGAATTTTGA
- a CDS encoding Na+/H+ antiporter NhaA gives MIKKFLSPIYEFLQDSRAVGIILIICTAFSLILANSTWQTAYLACGIGFTMSIFIATLAYTSADWQVTSKIAVIAASLASGLLGYCYLRIVK, from the coding sequence TTGATAAAGAAATTTTTATCACCGATCTACGAGTTTTTACAGGATAGCCGTGCAGTAGGAATCATTTTGATCATCTGCACGGCTTTTTCTTTAATCCTGGCTAACAGTACATGGCAAACCGCTTACCTGGCCTGTGGCATCGGATTTACCATGTCCATTTTCATTGCCACCCTCGCCTATACGTCAGCCGACTGGCAGGTCACTTCGAAAATAGCCGTCATAGCGGCTTCGCTGGCATCAGGACTATTAGGATACTGCTATCTGCGGATAGTAAAATGA